One part of the Thermodesulfobacteriota bacterium genome encodes these proteins:
- a CDS encoding LemA family protein: GRGGGGGGGGQDRFERLRRLARQLQEESVVRAGRPLPPVRGLRLIVLASVLAVLAGIIGLMVNYNRFVSLDQQVQAAKGRVEASLQRRANLFPNLVMLTGSQAVHETEVFRHVAEVRTELLRSNDLLEGFAAQAAGAGSTGEGLVPELAALPAATIETLKASMGRLMALGEAYPDIKAVTTYHQLMTDLVEIETLILEQRRQLNETTQSYNTAIMTFPSRILARLYGFHPYAYFQAAEEAHINPEATGEMLGRSLLPVPSTPKP, from the coding sequence GGCCGGGGGGGGGGGGGGGGGGGGGGGGGCCAAGACCGGTTCGAGCGGCTCCGGCGGCTCGCCCGGCAGCTGCAGGAGGAGTCGGTGGTCCGTGCCGGCCGGCCGCTGCCGCCGGTGCGCGGGCTGCGGCTCATCGTGCTCGCCTCGGTGCTGGCGGTGCTGGCGGGGATCATCGGCCTCATGGTCAACTACAACCGCTTCGTCTCGCTGGATCAGCAGGTGCAGGCTGCCAAGGGCCGGGTGGAGGCCAGCCTGCAGCGCCGGGCCAACCTTTTCCCCAACCTGGTGATGCTGACCGGCAGCCAGGCGGTTCACGAAACAGAGGTCTTCAGGCATGTGGCCGAGGTGCGTACCGAGCTGCTCCGGTCCAACGATCTGCTGGAAGGCTTCGCCGCACAGGCAGCCGGTGCCGGCAGCACGGGGGAAGGCCTGGTCCCGGAGCTGGCCGCTCTCCCAGCCGCCACCATCGAGACCCTGAAGGCCTCCATGGGCAGACTCATGGCCCTGGGGGAAGCCTACCCGGACATCAAGGCGGTGACCACCTATCACCAGCTGATGACCGATCTGGTGGAGATCGAGACCCTCATCCTCGAGCAAAGACGCCAGCTCAACGAGACCACCCAGAGCTACAACACGGCGATCATGACCTTTCCCTCCCGCATCCTGGCCCGGCTGTATGGCTTCCACCCCTACGCTTACTTCCAGGCCGCGGAGGAGGCACACATCAATCCCGAGGCCACCGGCGAGATGCTCGGGAGATCCCTGCTCCCGGTTCCCTCCACTCCCAAGCCATAG
- a CDS encoding helix-turn-helix domain-containing protein has translation MWALLLRVGAILGVCEVIKRILDETTRDIKPTRLYEVSEAARLLGISHAEVRQLIAEGRIKARQTGGVCKMAGQSLLDYLQS, from the coding sequence ATGTGGGCATTGCTGCTGCGAGTCGGCGCCATCCTCGGGGTCTGTGAAGTGATCAAGAGGATCCTCGACGAGACCACCCGGGACATCAAGCCAACCAGGCTCTACGAGGTGTCCGAGGCGGCCCGCCTCCTGGGCATCTCCCACGCGGAGGTGCGCCAGCTCATCGCCGAGGGCAGGATCAAAGCCCGGCAGACGGGGGGCGTCTGCAAGATGGCGGGCCAGAGTCTTCTCGATTACCTCCAGTCATGA